The genomic interval GACGTGCTCGAAGACGACCCTGCGCCCCCCGGAGGCGGTGACGATCCCGACCCCGCAGCGGGTGAGGCCGGGATCGATCCCGATGATCCGGGGCACGGGCCGATCAGTCGTCCTGCTCGAGCTCGGCCTGCACCTCGGGCGACAGATCGAAGTTCGAGAAGACGTTCTGCACGTCGTCGCTGTCCTCGAGCGCGTCGATGATGCGGAAGACCTTCCGCGCCGTGTCCGCGTCGATGTCGACCTTGAGGTTGGGCACGAACTCGGCGTCGGCCGATTCGTAGTCGATGCCGGCGTCGACGAGCGCCGTGCGCGCGGCCACGAGGTCGCTCGCCTCCGTGATGACCTCGAAGGCCTCGCCGTTGGGGGTCTGGGCGACCTCCTCCGCGCCCGCTTCGAGGACGGCCGTCAGCACCTCGTCCTCGCTCGTGCCCTCGGCGGGCACGGTGATGACGCCCTTGCGGGCGAAGTTGTACGCGACGCTGCCCGGATCGGCGAGCGTGCCGCCGTTGCGGCTGAGCGCGGTGCGCACTTCGGCGGCCGCGCGGTTCTTGTTGTCGGTGAGGCACTCGATCATGAGGGCGACGCCGTTCGGGCCGTAGCCCTCGTACATGATCGTGGTGTACTCGACGGCGTCGCCGGTCAGCCCGGCCCCGCGCTTGATGGCGCGGTCGATGTTATCGCCGGGGACGGAGTTCTTCTTCGCCTTGTGCACGGCGTCGGCGAGGGCGGGGTTGCCGGCGAGATCGGCGCCGCCGATCCGCGCGGAGACCTCGATCACCTTGATGTACTTCGCGAAGGCCTTCGCGCGCTTCGCGTCGATGGCGGCCTTCTTGTGCTTGGTCGTCGCCCACTTGGAGTGTCCGGACACGGGAGCTCCTCTTCACGTCTTGAGAATGTCGAATCGATGGAACAGTCTATGCGCGCGCCCCGCCTGCGGGGCGCTGCACGCCCGGCCCGGGGTCGACGGGCCAGGCCGCCGCGATGGCCTCCCTGACGTCGCCGAGCAGCTGCGGCATCGCCTTCGTCTTCGCGATGATCGGGAAGAAGTTCGCGTCGGAGGCCCAGCGGGGGACGATGTGCTGATGCAGGTGCGCGGCGATGCCCGCACCAGCGATCTCGCCCTGGTTCATGCCGAGATTGAAGCCGTGGCATCCCATGACCTCGCGGGCCACGCGCATCGCCGTCTGGGTGAGCGCGCCGATCTCGGCGACCTCCTCGGCGCTCGCCTCGTCGTAGCCGGAGATGTGGCGGTACGGGCAGACGAGCATGTGGCCGTTGTTGTAGGGGAAGAGGTTCAGCAGCACGTAGCTGTGCGCGCCGCGCGCCACGATGAGCGCATCCTCGTCCGTCCGCGCCGGCGCGGCGCAGAACGGGCAGTCCGTCCGGTCCGGCTGATGATGATCGGCGACGTACACCATGCGATGCGGCACCCAGAGGCGCTGCATGCCGTCGGCGTCCCCCGCGGCGCCGCTCTCCGGGATGCTCTCGGTGCGCGGCGCCGCGGGATCGGCGGCGTCTACTCCGCCCACGCCGTGGACACCTGCTCGTGCTCCCGGATCGACCGCAGGATGCGTTCGATCGCCTCGTCGACCGGCACGCCGTTCAGCTGCGTGCCGTCGCGGAAGCGGAAGCTCACGGCGCCGGCCGCCCGATCCTCCTCGCCGGCGATGAGCTGGAACGGGATCTTCGCCTTGGTGTGCGTGCGGATCTTCTTCGGCATCCGGTCGTCGCTGTGGTCGACCTCGGCGCGCACGCCCTGCTCGCGCAGTCGCGCGATGACGCCGTCCAGGTACTCGCCGTACTGCTCCGCGACCGGGATCCCGACGACCTGCGTCGGCGAGAGCCAGACGGGGAACGCGCCGGCGTAGTGCTCGAGGAGGATCGCGAAGAAGCGCTCGACGGAGCCGAGCAGCGCGCGGTGGATCATCACGGGCTGCTTGCGGGTGCCGTCCGCCGCGGTGTACTCGAGCTCGAAGAGCTCGGGCTGGTTGAAATCGAGCTGCACGGTCGAGAGCTGCCAGGTGCGCCCGATCGCGTCGCGCGCCTGGACGGAGATCTTCGGGCCGTAGAAGGCGGCGCCGCCGGGATCGGCGACGAGCTCGAGCCCGGACTCCTCGCCGACCTCGCGCAGCGTCTCGGTCGCGATCTCCCACTGCGCGTCGGTGCCCACCGACTTCTCGGGGTCCCGGGTCGAGAGCTCGAGATAGAAATCGTCGAGGCCGTAGGCGCGGAGCGTGGCGAAGACGAAGTCGAGCTGGCGCTTGATCTCGTCCTTCACCTGCTCGTCGGTGACGTAGATGTGGGCATCGTCCTGGGTGAGCCCTCGGACCCGGGTGAGACCGGAGAGGGTGCCGCTCTTCTCGTAGCGGTAGACGGTGCCGAACTCGGCGAGCCGCAGCGGCAGCTCCCGGTAGCTGCGGGCCCGCGCGCGGAAGATCAGGTTGTGGAACGGGCAGTTCATGGGCTTCAGGTAGTAGTCCTGCCCCTGCTTGACGACGCGGCCGTCGTCGTCCACGACCTCGTCGAGGTGCATGGCGGGGAACATGCCGTCGCGGTACCAGTTGAGGTGCTGGCTCGTCTCGAAGAGCGCCCCCTTGGTGATGTGGGGGCTGTTGACGACCTCGTAGCCGTTCTTCAGCAGCTCCGCGCGCATGAACGACTCGATCTCGTGGCGGATGATGCCGCCCTTCGGGTGGAAGACCGCGAGGCCGGAGCCGATCTCGTCGGGGAAGCTGAAGAGGTCGAGTTCGACGCCGAGTTTGCGGTGGTCGCGCTTCGCGGCCTCCTCGAGGCGCGTCTGGTAGGCGCGCAGCTCGTCCTTCGTCGGCCACGCGGTGCCGTAGATGCGCTGCAGCATCGGGTTCTTCTCGCTGCCGCGCCAGTACGCGCCCGCCGAGCGCATCAGCGCCCAGCCGTTGCCGAGGACGCGGGTGGATGGGACGTGCGGACCGCGGCAGAGGTCCTTCCAGCACAGCTCACCGGTCTTCGGGTCGACGTTGTCGTAGATCGTGAGCTCGGCGCCGCCGACCTCGACGCTCTCGCCGTTGTCGTCGCCCGCGCCGCCCTTGATCCCGATGAGCTCGAGCTTGTAGGGCTCGTGCGCGAGCTCGGCGCGAGCCTCCTCCTCGGTGACGACTCGGCGCACGAAGCGCTGCCCCTGCTTGACGATCCGCTGCATCTCCTTCTCGACGGCCTTGAGGTCCTCGGGGGTGAATGCGGTCTCGGGGTCGAAGTCGTAGTAGAAGCCGTCGACGATGGGCGGGCCGATGCCGAGCGTGGTCTCCGGGTTGATGCGCTGCACCGCCTGCGCGAGGACGTGCGCGGCGGAGTGACGGAGGATGGCGAGACCGTCCTCCGAGTCGATGGTCACCGGCTCGACCGCGTCCGTCTCCGTCACTTCCGTCGCGAGGTCGCGCAGCTCGCCGCCCACGCGCATCGCGACGATCGAACGATCGGTGAACAGGGAGAAGCCATCGGGCACGGGTGAGCTCCTTCGGGAGGGAACGGCTGACCCGTCGATTCTAGTCGTCCCGAGCGCGGGGGCGGTCCAGCCGCGACGTCGGAGGGTCGGGCTAGGCTGCTGGCATGTCTCGGGGAACCCGGCGCACGCCCGCCGATGCGCGCGGCGGCGCCGACTGGCGGAGCGACGCGCGGCCGATCCGCCGCGTGCACGTCTTCGACGATGCGCCGGTGGACGCGGCCGAGTGGCCCGCGACGATTCCCGCCGTCTCCGCGTTCCTGGAGGGATGCCGGCGGGCGGGCTGGGAGTTCGGTCACGGCGTGACCTTTCTCGTCGGGGAGAACGGCTCGGGCAAGAGCACCCTGCTCGAGGGGATCGCGGAGGCCGCCGGGCTCCCCGCCGAGGGCGGGAGCACGAACGGCGGTCGGCGGACGGCGCGCACCGAGTCGCCGCTCGGCGAGTGGCTCCGGGTCGAGCGCGGACCCCGGGCGTCGCGCTGGGGGTTCTTCCTCCGCGCCGAGACCATGCACGGCTACTTCTCCTACCTCGACGGCATCGGTGCGCCCGGCCCGTCGATGCATCGGCTGAGTCACGGGGAGGCGTTCAACGAGCTGCTCGCGGAGAAGCTCGACCCTGATCGCTCGGTGACGGGGCTGGCGGTCCTCGACGAGCCGGAGGCCGGTCTCTCCTTCCAGTCCCAGCTCTCCTGGGTCGGTGCGCTGGACCGCATGCGCAGGCGCGGCACGCAGGTGATCTGCGCGACGCACTCGCCGATCCTCACCTCGCTGCCGGGTGCCGAGATCCTCGAGCTGGGCGACCGGGGGATCCGTGAGGCCGGGTGGGAGGAGCTCGAGCTCGTGCAGCACCACCGCCGCTATCTCGCTGCGCCAGACCGCTATCTCCGGCATCTGCTCGAATAGCGGGGCGCGTCGGACAGGTCGTCCCGTGGAGCGGATGACGAGACTCGAACTCGCGACCCTCACCTTGGCAAGGTGATGCGCTACCAACTGCGCTACATCCGCACGGCGTGCACCCGGAGCACCGGGCGCCCGCACCACTCTGGCGCAGGAGCCCCGCATCGCCAAAGCCGACGCGGATCTCGGGAGTGTCCCGGCTCGCGCCTCCCGCGCCTCCGGTCCTTCCGGTCTCCCTTCCTCCCGGTCCCCCGGTGCCCCGGTCCCCCCTCCTCCCGGTCCCCCGGGTCCCCCGGGTCCTCCCGGCCCCGGTCCTTCAGGTCCCCCACGCTCCGGATCCGGGTCGGAGCGGCAGGGTGAGAGGGGCGCGCACCGTGCACCGTCGACCCGGATTCATCGGTTGGGGCGTCCGGGGGTCGGTGGCGGGGTGCCGGGAGGAGGATGGGGAGGCGGAAAGGGGGGCGAGGCGGATCGGGGAACGGGCGGCGGATCGGGGCCGCACGGTACGGGAACGCCGAAGCCCCCGGCAGAACCGGGGGCTTCTCGATGTGGGCGATACCGGGCTCGAACCGATGACCTCTTCCGTGTGAAGGCACTACGGCGGATTACAGTGCACGGCAGTCCGATACCGTGCCCCACGGCGTAGTGCCATGATGCCTTGCGGAACAAGGGAAGGGCGGGATCGCGGGTCGCGGCGTGGGGCAGCGCATCGCAGTGGATCACAGCCCGCCCGCGCCCCACGAGTGCCCCACGGGTCTCGCCCGATGTCGAACAATCCATATTCGGTTTTGTTTGACACAACCGGTTGTGTCTGACTAAACTAGAACCATGCAGATCAGGTTCTCCCGCTCCTCCCGCAAGCACCGCATCGGACGCGCGTCGGCCATCGCGGCACTCCGGGACGCGGGGACCCCGCGCTCCATCGAGAACGACAAGCTCCTCTGGGTCGGCACCGACGAGCGGGGACGCGAACTCGAACTGGTCGGCTTCATCGCCGAGGAAGATCCGGACCTCGTCATCATCATCCACGTGATGCCGCTCAACTTCAGGAAGGAAGGACACTGGGAATGAGCACCAACCCCCTCGACCGCTACAAGGTCACTGACGAAACCGAGGTCGGCCCCGACGTCGACCTCGACTCGGAGCACGTCACCGAGGCCAGCACCGGCGAACGCGTCACCGAGGCCAGCGCCGATGCGTTCACCACCGAGCGCGCCGCCGAGGCCAATCGCGGCGGTCGGCCCTCCCTCGGGAGCGGGCGATCCCCGCAGGTCGCGTTCCGCATCCCCGCCGAGCTTCGCGAGCAGGCCGAAGAGATCGCGTCCCGTGAAGGGCGCACGATCTCCGCGATCGCACGTGAGCAGCTCGAGCGCTACGTCAACAGCCACCACAACGCCGCATAGCCGAAGGCAGAAGATACCCCCGCAGGAGCTTGGACCCTCCCCGGGGGCGCGGATTCGACCTGAAAGAGCACGAATCATGGACCAGTTTAACGACCCCGAGAACGGACTCGACGAAGAGCACTACGCCGCATGGCGGCGCATGTACAAGGAGACCGCAGCCCTGCTCCGTGGGGACGCTGCCGCGCCGAGCGCCGACCTGCCGCACGTCGCGGCCTACCTCGCAGCACACGCGAGATTTCAAGTCGACATCCACGGCTCGAGCAGTAGGGATGATGTGCTGGACGCGCACGCGCGCCTTGCCGAGGCAGAGGCTCAGTACATCGAAGCGATCATGAACATGTGACAGTATCGTCGCCGAGTCGCGAGAATACCTGTATGCCCCCGACGTCGTGGATCTGCGTAGCGTGCGGTGGCCCCGCCGAGAGGATCGGGGACACCGTGCGCTGCAGCGATGAGTCCTGCGGGGTGGTCAGGATCCTGCCTGCGCTCCCGGAGCGGCTCCCCTGGGAGTAGTAGGCCGCGGTTCCTTGCGCTCCACCGCGTTCGCCCACACCCAGATCTGCTGAGGCTCCGTCCACCCCGGCAGCTGCATCCGGACAAGAACCGCCCGCGGTGTGTGTGCAATCACCTCACCATCTACGAGCTCATCATCGACCCACGTGTACGTGACCTGCAGCGACACCGTGACCGGGACAGGCTCGCACATGCGGGGGAGCCCTGTCCGCTCTCGCTGCCGCTTCGTCAGGCCGAGTGGGACCGGAGTCGTGCGCCACCGATCCAGCATCCTGTCGATGTCGGAAGCCTGGGTTGCGGTCAGCCCATCCCTGCGTACCATTAGAACCACTCCTCGAACGTATGTTCGATGATATGCGGGGCTGCTGACAGCGCAACCCGACTATCCTGGCACCATGCTCCGCGCCACCATCCGCCAGATCGAAACGACCACCACCGAAGTGAAGGGCGAAGGTCTGGAGGACGTGCGCGAGCAGCTCGAGAACCAGCGGCCAGCGGGCTTCGCGCTGATCTCGGCACCGGTATCGATGGCGAAAGGCGAGACGGCGATCACCGCGACCGGAACCTACGCACGCCGCGACGGCCTGCAGGAGATCACGGGCGAGACGATGGCCGAACTCCGTGCGCTCGTGCCCGCCGGGTGGCAGATGCTCAGCGTGATCCGCGACTGATGGGGATCCGCGAGACGGGCGGTCTCGGCAGATCGCATTCACGCTTCGATGCGAACGCCGCAGCGGAGACGCTGCGCGAGCTCGAGGAGCAGTACGCGGCCGGGGAGATCGAGGCGCATGCCTACTTCGAGAAGAAGAGCTCACTCGTGCGGCTGTTCATGAAGGCCACGACCAACCCGCGCCGGCGCTACTACGACGAATACGACGGCGAGTAACCCCCTTCCGCGCCGCGGCCGCGCGGCATACCCTGCCGGTATGTGCGCTTCATATGGTCTCGACGGCAGCGGCCGCCGCATCCCCATGCCCGACGACCTCCCGCCGATGAGCGAGCAGGGGCCACAGCAGCTGCTCGCTGAGTGGGCGGCCGCGTGGGGCGGGAAGGCGAACACGAGCCGGACCCGCAAGAACGGCTTGACGAATCTCAACCCCATCATCTGGCAGGACGCCGACGGCGAGCGCCGGCTCGAGCTGGCCTGGTGGTGGCTGCACGTCGGAGGGCAGCCTGCGAAGTACACCGCGTTCAACTCGAGGGACGACGCACTGATGTCGAAGTGGCGGCGCCCGTTCCAGCATCGGGCCATCCTCCCCGCCAACTGGTATTTCGAGGGGAAGAAGCGGTGGGCGCTCCCCGGCGGAGAGATCTTCGGCATGGCCGCGATCATGGCGCCGCGCACCGTCGGCGACGAGACGACGATCTCCTACTCGCTCGTGACCCGCGCCGGCGTCGGCGAGGCCGCGACCGTCATCACCTCCCGCGGCGACTCGCGGATGCCGCTCGTGCTGCCGCGCGACATGCACGACGACTGGCTCGACCCCGAGCGCCCGGGCGACGCTGAGCTCGTCACCCAGGTGCAGCACGGATCCGACGAGATCTCGCGCGCGCTCACCGCGGCATAGAACGACGAAAAGACCCCTCCCGGCGGTGAGGCCGAGAGGGGGTCCGATCGAATTAAGGTCAGGCCGCGTGGCTGCCCGCCTGTTCCTGAGGGGCCGAGGGGATGTAGTCCGTTGGGATCCCCTTGGACAAGATGTCGAGATACGACGCGGCACCAGCCGCGAGCGGCGAGACCAAGGCAACCGCCCACGTCACGACTGTTGCGAGCACCGGCACTTCGCCGGTCGCGACCGCAAGCACCGTCGTTGCCGACACACCACCAGCCAGTGCCGTCGCGTACGCCTGCGCCGTCGAGCGGACGAAACCACGCTTCGCCGCCACCCGCACCTCGTCGGGCACGATCCTTGCCATATTTCCTCCTTCACTTCGGGAGCCCCTCCGGCCACGGAGGTGGCGGAGGCGGTCTCCCATCCCAGATCCACGAGCGCAGCTCGTGGGCATGCGAGCGGTACCCGTCCGAGTACTGCTCGAGTCGATTCATGCGCTCGTCCTGCGCGGTCGCCCGCGCATCAGACGCCGCACGATACCCCTTGAGCTCTTCCTGCAGTTGGTCGATCATGAGGTGCTCGGCGCTCTTCTGCGCCGACCGCGCCTGTTCGCGCATCTGCTCCTGCGCGGCCTCCGCCTGCGCGCGCATCTGCTCCTGCATGGACCGCCGCTGCAGCCACGACCCAAGGAACGCAGCCACGGCCGTCAGTGCCACACCCCCGAGGCCGATCAGGCTGGTGATCACCAGCGGATCCGACGTCACCCGCGGCCTCCGAGCTTCGCGCCGACGACGAGTACGACGATGAGCAGCAGCACTGCCACACCGATACCCGTCCAGATCAGAGCTCCCACTGGTGCCCCTTCGCCGCGTACCGGGTCACCTCGACATCATCGCCGCGTACTACCTGCGCCGATACCCCGATACGCTGCCCGGCACCCGATACCCGGTTCGAGACAGGGAACGTGCGCCGCCCCGTGCCAGACGGGCCGACCACCAGATCGTCCGTGTTCAGGTAGGTGTACTCGGAGTATCGCTTCGCTGCAGCGTCGTAGACGTACCGGCGGGCGACGAGGCGCACCACCGTCCCTGGCGCCCCCTTCACCGCGATCTCGACGGCGAGCGCGTAGTCGCCCGGCACCGTGGTGAGCGCGGTCGAGCGTGCGTCGTCGGTATGCAGCAGCAGGGCGTCGCGCGTGATCTTCTGTCGTGCCTTCTTGCCGTTCGTGTCGAGGGTGATGTAGGCCACGGGCTTCCTCCGATCTCGGGGCGGCGCGACGGGCACCGCGGTTGATGCATCACCGGCGGCCGCGCGGGGATGCAGGTAGGGGTCGGGGTCTACGAAGACCCCGTTGTCGAGCAGCTCGAGGTGCAGGTGCGGTCCGTTCGCGGCGCCGGACTGGCCGAGCAGCCCGATCACGGAGTCGAGCGTGCACCAGTCCCCTACCGATTTGTTCGACGGGTCGACCATGTGCGCATAGCGGGTGCGGATCCCGCCTCCGTGGTCGAGCTCCACCATGTTCCCGCCGGCGCCGGCGCCGCCCACGAACGCGTCCCACCAGACGTTCGTGACGACGCCGGGCGCGGCCGGGTGGATGAGTGTGCCCTCCGGGGCCGCAATGTCCCGGCCCGTGTGCAGGCCGAGATCACCGAGCCCAGGCACGGAGCCGCGCGGCCCAAAAGGGTCGGTGAGCGTGCCGTCGACCGGCATCTGCAGGTAAACCATCGAGTCCTCCTTCGCTAGGTCGGGGCGGGCGCGGCCGGCTATATCTGCGCCCAGCCGGTCGCGGCCGTCCCCGTTCGCTTGATGAACATCGCCGCGGCGCCGCCGGCGGAGTTGAGGTAGAGGTAGCCGGGCGGCGCGACTACGTTCCCCTCAGGGGTGCCCGCCCCGCGAGAGGTGCTCCCCCATTCCTCGAGGACCGACGTCGCGCCCGACCCGCCACGGATCTCGAGGAGCTTCGAGAATCCCGTCCCCGACATGCGCCGGTAGGTGCGTACCGTGGAGAGGAACGCATCCGAGGCGAGCGGGAACGCCGACGACGCGGGCGCCGTGCCGATCACGCCGTCAACCTCGAGCGACACCGCCCCGCCGGTCGCGTTGTTGCGGATCAGGGGTCCGGTCACTGGCCCGATGACTTCGACGTTGCGGATCTTGATGCCGCCGACGACGTCGCTCGTGAGGCGGATCCACCCAGATCCCGGGTTGCCCGCGGGCAGGTTCCACACGTTCTCCCCGACGATGCCGTCGAGGGTGACCTGCTCGGCCATCACCATCGTGATCCCGCCATGCGTCGAGTCGACGCTGCGGAAGTCGCGGACCGTGACGTTCGAGTAGGAGTAGATCTTGATCGCGGCGAGCATCTCGCCCTGCGTCCCGACCGTCACATTCCCGATGTTCATGCACCCGTCGAGGAGGACGTTGCAAGCTTCCCGGGCGAGCTGTGCCGGATACTTCGTCGACGCGGTGCCCGAGAGCGCATACCCCACGCCGCACCCCTCGGCGATGCAGTTGTAGAGCCACACGTCGCGGGCCGGCCGCGTGTCCTCGTGCCCTTTGATCTGGAAGCCGGTCTCCCAGCCCGTCGCGTAGCAGTTGCGGAGCGTCACCCTGTAGCTGCCCTCGTCGACCTCGAAGCCGTTATTGATACCACCCGTCGTGCTCGGCGCAATGGTACGGATCGCGACGCAGCCCTCGATCAGGATGTCGTGCGAGTAGTGCGTCGTGAAGGCATCGTCGACGCGCGAGTCGATCCCGATACAATCGCGGATCGTGATGTAGCGGGACGGGCCCGGCATGTACTCCCACGCGTCCTCCGTGGTCCGGTAGATCGACGCATCCACGGTGAAGCAGTACAAGGGCGCGTTGATGCTCTTCACCCGCTCGATCTGCGAGTGCTCCACGGTCGCGAAGTTCACCCCGCACGCGCCCGACTCCCACGCAGTGCCGCCCGTCGGCCGGGCCGTCGATGCGCTATCGACCGTCATATCAGCGATGTAGATGTTCCGGTCGTAGTCGGTGCGCGCGGTGCGCGAGTTCTTCGCGTTCGTGATCATGTTCTGCGATTGGTGCAGCGACGACGACGCGCGCAGGATCGTCTGATCGATGCCCGCCCCCACCAGTCGGGTGTTCGAGGGAACCTTCAGCTCCTGCCCGATGATGTACGTGCCCGGCGGGATGAAGACGTTCCGGTTCGCGTTGAGCGCGGCCTGGATCGCGGGCCCGTCATTCGCGACCCCGTTGCCGACCGCCCCGTACCGCTTCACCGACACTGCGACCTCGCGCACGAGCGTCTCGACCTGGGCCTGCGTCGTCCGGCCCGCGATCTCGGCGTCGACGCCGTCGAGCCTCGTGTTGATCGCGGACATGTCGATGGAGTCGGCCGCGGCCTCCGCCCGGTCCGCCTGCGACGCGGCCTCGGCGCGCTCGCCGGCTGCACCGACGGCCGCCGCCTCAGCGGCAGCGACGGCGGCGTTGATCCCCGCGAGCCCGCCCAGCGCGTCCGCGATGTCCCGCCCGTCGGCGATAGCCTGCACGGTCTCGTCCCGCATCTGCTTCGCCTCGACGAGCCACGGCGGCGGCCCCCACGGCGACGCGGGCACACCCGCCGTCTCGACCGCCGGGAGCTCGCGGTACTCGACCGCATCGACGTCGGGCACCGCCGTCCACCACTCGAACGATCGGCCGCCGAGCAGCTCGCGTACGCGCACCGCCGTGCCCTCAGGATTCGCCGGCAGCACGAACGGGGCGCCGTCGAGCGCGCGCAGCTCGCCATCCGTCACCTGCGCCACAGCGACGGCACCAGTCACGAGCAGCTCGCCCGTGTCGATGCGCTGTGCCTGCGAGAACTCGATCCGGCCCGCTGCGTACTGGCCGGCGCTATCTGCGACGCGGCCCGTGATGATCACCATACGGTGACCTCCTTCGTCTAGATGCGCGCGCCGTACTCGAGCGTCGCGCGGATGTTCTGCATACGGGCCGTCACCGTTCCGGCGACGAAGGTATGCGCGTAGAGGCGAAGCTGCATGGATGCCTCGGCCTCGCTCGGAACCGCGATCTGGATCGTGTCGTTCAGGTATTGCGTCGACGCCCAGCCGGGCGGGGCCGAATTCGCGTCGCCGATGAACATGGCGCCGGTACGTCGCCACGTGACGACGTTCGCCTGGAGCAGCTCGATCCAGAGCGTGATGTTCCCTGATGAGGTCGTGCGGAGCACGTCCGCAGCGAGCGTGAGCGTTGCAACGCGGCCGCTGAGCTGCGGCGCCGGGAACGTGAATGCCCGCGTCGCGGTCGGGAACATGCTCGGCGTATCGGCCGAGATGTCCAGGTCCGCGGGCTCGAGCGTTGTGACCGAGCGAGCAACAAGCTCCTCGACT from Leucobacter allii carries:
- a CDS encoding YebC/PmpR family DNA-binding transcriptional regulator, translating into MSGHSKWATTKHKKAAIDAKRAKAFAKYIKVIEVSARIGGADLAGNPALADAVHKAKKNSVPGDNIDRAIKRGAGLTGDAVEYTTIMYEGYGPNGVALMIECLTDNKNRAAAEVRTALSRNGGTLADPGSVAYNFARKGVITVPAEGTSEDEVLTAVLEAGAEEVAQTPNGEAFEVITEASDLVAARTALVDAGIDYESADAEFVPNLKVDIDADTARKVFRIIDALEDSDDVQNVFSNFDLSPEVQAELEQDD
- a CDS encoding HIT family protein; the protein is MQRLWVPHRMVYVADHHQPDRTDCPFCAAPARTDEDALIVARGAHSYVLLNLFPYNNGHMLVCPYRHISGYDEASAEEVAEIGALTQTAMRVAREVMGCHGFNLGMNQGEIAGAGIAAHLHQHIVPRWASDANFFPIIAKTKAMPQLLGDVREAIAAAWPVDPGPGVQRPAGGARA
- the thrS gene encoding threonine--tRNA ligase; the protein is MPDGFSLFTDRSIVAMRVGGELRDLATEVTETDAVEPVTIDSEDGLAILRHSAAHVLAQAVQRINPETTLGIGPPIVDGFYYDFDPETAFTPEDLKAVEKEMQRIVKQGQRFVRRVVTEEEARAELAHEPYKLELIGIKGGAGDDNGESVEVGGAELTIYDNVDPKTGELCWKDLCRGPHVPSTRVLGNGWALMRSAGAYWRGSEKNPMLQRIYGTAWPTKDELRAYQTRLEEAAKRDHRKLGVELDLFSFPDEIGSGLAVFHPKGGIIRHEIESFMRAELLKNGYEVVNSPHITKGALFETSQHLNWYRDGMFPAMHLDEVVDDDGRVVKQGQDYYLKPMNCPFHNLIFRARARSYRELPLRLAEFGTVYRYEKSGTLSGLTRVRGLTQDDAHIYVTDEQVKDEIKRQLDFVFATLRAYGLDDFYLELSTRDPEKSVGTDAQWEIATETLREVGEESGLELVADPGGAAFYGPKISVQARDAIGRTWQLSTVQLDFNQPELFELEYTAADGTRKQPVMIHRALLGSVERFFAILLEHYAGAFPVWLSPTQVVGIPVAEQYGEYLDGVIARLREQGVRAEVDHSDDRMPKKIRTHTKAKIPFQLIAGEEDRAAGAVSFRFRDGTQLNGVPVDEAIERILRSIREHEQVSTAWAE
- a CDS encoding AAA family ATPase produces the protein MSRGTRRTPADARGGADWRSDARPIRRVHVFDDAPVDAAEWPATIPAVSAFLEGCRRAGWEFGHGVTFLVGENGSGKSTLLEGIAEAAGLPAEGGSTNGGRRTARTESPLGEWLRVERGPRASRWGFFLRAETMHGYFSYLDGIGAPGPSMHRLSHGEAFNELLAEKLDPDRSVTGLAVLDEPEAGLSFQSQLSWVGALDRMRRRGTQVICATHSPILTSLPGAEILELGDRGIREAGWEELELVQHHRRYLAAPDRYLRHLLE
- a CDS encoding SOS response-associated peptidase family protein — encoded protein: MCASYGLDGSGRRIPMPDDLPPMSEQGPQQLLAEWAAAWGGKANTSRTRKNGLTNLNPIIWQDADGERRLELAWWWLHVGGQPAKYTAFNSRDDALMSKWRRPFQHRAILPANWYFEGKKRWALPGGEIFGMAAIMAPRTVGDETTISYSLVTRAGVGEAATVITSRGDSRMPLVLPRDMHDDWLDPERPGDAELVTQVQHGSDEISRALTAA
- a CDS encoding M23 family metallopeptidase — encoded protein: MVYLQMPVDGTLTDPFGPRGSVPGLGDLGLHTGRDIAAPEGTLIHPAAPGVVTNVWWDAFVGGAGAGGNMVELDHGGGIRTRYAHMVDPSNKSVGDWCTLDSVIGLLGQSGAANGPHLHLELLDNGVFVDPDPYLHPRAAAGDASTAVPVAPPRDRRKPVAYITLDTNGKKARQKITRDALLLHTDDARSTALTTVPGDYALAVEIAVKGAPGTVVRLVARRYVYDAAAKRYSEYTYLNTDDLVVGPSGTGRRTFPVSNRVSGAGQRIGVSAQVVRGDDVEVTRYAAKGHQWEL
- a CDS encoding glycoside hydrolase family 55 protein, with the translated sequence MVIITGRVADSAGQYAAGRIEFSQAQRIDTGELLVTGAVAVAQVTDGELRALDGAPFVLPANPEGTAVRVRELLGGRSFEWWTAVPDVDAVEYRELPAVETAGVPASPWGPPPWLVEAKQMRDETVQAIADGRDIADALGGLAGINAAVAAAEAAAVGAAGERAEAASQADRAEAAADSIDMSAINTRLDGVDAEIAGRTTQAQVETLVREVAVSVKRYGAVGNGVANDGPAIQAALNANRNVFIPPGTYIIGQELKVPSNTRLVGAGIDQTILRASSSLHQSQNMITNAKNSRTARTDYDRNIYIADMTVDSASTARPTGGTAWESGACGVNFATVEHSQIERVKSINAPLYCFTVDASIYRTTEDAWEYMPGPSRYITIRDCIGIDSRVDDAFTTHYSHDILIEGCVAIRTIAPSTTGGINNGFEVDEGSYRVTLRNCYATGWETGFQIKGHEDTRPARDVWLYNCIAEGCGVGYALSGTASTKYPAQLAREACNVLLDGCMNIGNVTVGTQGEMLAAIKIYSYSNVTVRDFRSVDSTHGGITMVMAEQVTLDGIVGENVWNLPAGNPGSGWIRLTSDVVGGIKIRNVEVIGPVTGPLIRNNATGGAVSLEVDGVIGTAPASSAFPLASDAFLSTVRTYRRMSGTGFSKLLEIRGGSGATSVLEEWGSTSRGAGTPEGNVVAPPGYLYLNSAGGAAAMFIKRTGTAATGWAQI